One window from the genome of Nicotiana sylvestris chromosome 9, ASM39365v2, whole genome shotgun sequence encodes:
- the LOC104226465 gene encoding ADP-ribosylation factor-like — translation MGLSFTKLFSRLFAKKEMRILMVGLDAAGKTTILYKLKLGEIVTTIPTIGFNVETVEYKNISFTVWDVGGQDKIRPLWRHYFQNTQGIIFVVDSNDRDRVIEARDELHRMLNEDELREAVLLVFANKQDLPNAMNAAEITDKLGLHSLRQRHWYIQSTCATSGEGLYEGLDWLSNNIASKA, via the exons ATGGGGCTGTCTTTCACTAAACTCTTTAGTCGCCTCTTTGCAAAGAAAGAAATGCGTATTCTTATGGTTGGTCTCGATGCCGCTGGTAAAACCACAATTCTGTACAAGCTCAAGTTGGGTGAAATTGTTACCACTATCCCAACCATTG GCTTCAATGTGGAGACTGTTGAATACAAAAACATCAGCTTTACTGTGTGGGATGTTGGCGGTCAGGACAAG ATTAGACCTCTATGGAGGCATTATTTCCAAAACACGCAGGGCATCATCTTTGTGGTTGACAGCAATGACAGAGACCGAGTAATTGAAGCAAGGGATGAGCTTCACAGGATGTTAAATGAG GATGAATTAAGAGAAGCTGTGCTGCTTGTTTTTGCAAACAAACAAGATCTTCCAAATGCAATGAATGCGGCTGAAATCACGGACAAGCTTGGCCTTCATTCACTCAGACAGCGACACTG GTATATCCAGAGTACATGTGCTACTTCTGGAGAAGGGCTATATGAGGGACTAGATTGGCTTTCAAACAACATTGCCAGCAAG GCCTAA
- the LOC138878204 gene encoding uncharacterized protein, translating to MNAHQTFDDGTDDDSDDADQTEPVGAFNAIVGSISEALAETSAGIHASDYALGGVLLQEGHPVAYKSRKMKDAERRYAAHEKELLAVVHCLCLWRHYLLGTPFMVKTDNTVVSHFMTQPKLNGRQASRRADLASVCLLATLRGSEVATSIKDQIQDLLIKDPAVQYLVDLVGQGKTRQFYMEDGFLKVKGNRLYVPKGGDLRRILLAECHDTLWAGHPGEERTMV from the exons ATGAATGCCCATCAGACTTTTGATGATGGGACAGATGACGATTCAGACGATGCGGATCAGACTGAACCcgtaggtgccttcaatgcaattgttggctccatttctgaggcattagcagagactagtgctggtatcc atgcatctgactatgccctcggtggagtcctgctacaagaagggcatcctgtAGCGTACAAGAGTCGGAAGATGAAAGATGCAGAACGGcgctatgccgcccatgagaaagaattattggctgtCGTCCACTGCTTGTGCCTGTGGAGGCATTATCTGCTGGGGACCCCGTTCatggtcaagacagacaacacagttgttagccatttcatgacccaaccgaagttgaatggtcgacaggccag tcggagagctgatctagcatcggtgtgcctactcgccaccctaagggggagcgaagtagccacctccatcaaggaccagatacagGATTTACTCATCAAAGATCCTGCTGtacagtatttggttgatttggtaggacagggcaaaactcgccagttctacatggaagatggttttttgaaagtgaaagggaaccgactttatgttcctaaaggaggagatctacGAAGGATTCTTCTGGCtgaatgtcatgatactctgtgggctggccatcccggtgaagaacgcaccatggTGTGA